From the genome of Sulfurospirillum tamanense, one region includes:
- a CDS encoding ABC transporter ATP-binding protein yields MLEFELQGLSKAYSLPQEQRCVVALQRIDFSMEVGEFVSIVGPSGCGKSTLLRLLAGFEQKSDGVVLHRGMPVDGPSYRRSFIPQDSGLFPWLSIEENVMLPLHVKSFSASQKHQKAYACMERAGIASFAKAYPWQLSGGMKQRAALARAVAMESHVVLMDEPFSALDEASREAMDEAMLGFFREKNMGVVMVTHAIREALLLSDRVVVMASQPGRIFSTLTPPLPKASRHHALEISAMHEAILETLKGVV; encoded by the coding sequence GTGCTGGAATTTGAACTTCAAGGGTTGAGTAAAGCGTACAGTCTCCCCCAAGAACAGCGCTGTGTGGTGGCCTTGCAGCGGATTGATTTTTCCATGGAGGTGGGGGAATTTGTCTCTATTGTAGGGCCAAGCGGGTGCGGAAAGTCCACCTTGTTGCGGTTGCTTGCGGGTTTTGAGCAAAAAAGCGACGGCGTGGTGTTGCACCGTGGCATGCCCGTGGATGGTCCAAGTTATCGGCGCAGTTTTATTCCCCAAGATTCGGGTCTTTTTCCGTGGTTAAGCATCGAAGAGAACGTCATGTTGCCTTTACATGTAAAGAGCTTTTCCGCTTCGCAAAAGCACCAAAAAGCTTATGCGTGCATGGAGCGCGCAGGTATCGCCTCCTTTGCTAAGGCGTATCCGTGGCAGCTTTCTGGGGGCATGAAACAACGTGCAGCTCTAGCGCGCGCTGTGGCGATGGAATCTCATGTGGTCTTGATGGACGAGCCTTTTTCAGCTCTTGATGAGGCCAGTAGAGAGGCGATGGATGAAGCTATGTTGGGCTTTTTTAGGGAAAAAAACATGGGCGTGGTGATGGTAACCCATGCGATTCGTGAAGCGTTGTTGCTTTCTGATAGGGTGGTGGTGATGGCAAGCCAGCCAGGGCGGATTTTCTCTACACTCACGCCCCCGCTACCCAAAGCCTCGCGACATCATGCCTTGGAGATTAGTGCCATGCACGAGGCTATTTTAGAAACCCTTAAAGGGGTTGTGTAG
- a CDS encoding ABC transporter permease → MGAWYLLGWTVEWTRGIPFPLPPAVFERFWHFLQGELLYQSPVWEHFWMSLKRWGVGYGIALVLGFGLGVLCGRVSWLYGAGMQVGGVLQLMPGLAWIPFAMLLFGIGEKATVFMIVITAFGPVFVHTASSVRQFPQHHLQMARMLNLSRMRTLGMVVLPALAPSLLLGMRMGLAVGWRVLIAAEMVVGSSVGLGSAIIQSRWSLDFEAAFIAIGLICVVGIVSEKYLFGYVERLLHVRMGSAGI, encoded by the coding sequence TTGGGCGCGTGGTACCTTTTGGGTTGGACGGTAGAGTGGACGCGCGGGATTCCCTTTCCTCTGCCTCCAGCGGTGTTTGAGCGGTTTTGGCACTTTTTGCAAGGGGAGTTGCTCTACCAATCACCCGTGTGGGAGCATTTTTGGATGAGTTTGAAGCGCTGGGGCGTGGGCTATGGCATAGCGCTTGTCTTGGGCTTTGGGCTTGGGGTGCTTTGCGGGAGGGTGTCGTGGCTATATGGAGCAGGGATGCAAGTGGGTGGGGTGCTGCAGCTCATGCCTGGCCTTGCGTGGATTCCCTTTGCCATGTTGCTTTTTGGGATTGGCGAAAAGGCGACGGTGTTTATGATTGTCATCACCGCTTTTGGCCCCGTATTTGTCCATACAGCTTCAAGCGTGCGCCAATTTCCCCAACACCATTTGCAAATGGCACGCATGTTAAACCTCTCACGGATGCGCACCTTGGGAATGGTAGTTTTACCCGCTCTTGCCCCTTCTTTGTTGCTAGGGATGCGCATGGGGCTTGCGGTGGGGTGGCGGGTGCTTATCGCGGCGGAAATGGTTGTGGGTAGTAGCGTGGGACTGGGGTCTGCCATCATTCAGTCGCGGTGGTCGCTGGATTTTGAAGCGGCGTTTATTGCCATTGGGCTGATTTGCGTGGTAGGAATAGTGAGCGAAAAATACCTCTTTGGCTATGTTGAGCGTCTGTTACATGTAAGGATGGGCAGTGCTGGAATTTGA
- a CDS encoding C-GCAxxG-C-C family protein, with product MSNTQEVALKYFQEGYNCAESVVLATTKNPAATAVASAFGSGLSCTEGMCGALSGGVLALSLTKGKGARHESAELGTEVKALVEGFQTTFGSTGCSTLLGFSLTDKDAGEKFQAKGCFETKCSLYVKYIIEELDHLLKPTQPL from the coding sequence ATGTCCAACACCCAAGAAGTTGCGTTAAAATACTTTCAAGAAGGCTACAATTGTGCCGAATCCGTCGTCCTTGCGACCACAAAAAACCCTGCCGCCACTGCCGTTGCTTCGGCATTTGGGAGTGGACTTTCCTGTACGGAAGGGATGTGCGGGGCACTTAGCGGAGGCGTGCTTGCCCTCTCTTTGACTAAAGGCAAAGGGGCGCGCCATGAGTCTGCAGAACTTGGCACAGAAGTCAAAGCCCTTGTAGAGGGGTTTCAAACCACCTTTGGCTCCACAGGCTGTTCAACACTGCTTGGATTTTCCCTCACCGACAAAGACGCGGGAGAAAAGTTCCAAGCCAAAGGTTGTTTTGAAACCAAATGCTCTTTGTACGTCAAGTACATAATCGAAGAGCTAGATCACTTACTCAAACCTACACAACCCCTTTAA
- a CDS encoding DUF5714 domain-containing protein, whose translation MWKRFTYENTPVYVHTQSAHWFVPSPKADEALCLEEESDTLRTLRTRIGTPNPAVYAPKKQAKVPLQEFWIHLTNRCNLTCTHCLFSSSPSEKDTLSLAKLLPLVEEAYALGARLFVLSGGEPTVHPEFNALVEAILAFKETEVAVLTNGLLLEKTLTYKDYPKARVHFQVSLDGLPKAHEAIRGKGSFTKLERNLVWLKNAGYLYSLSLCLHPLNVHETPEVVRLAKSLGANHVHFMWPFSRGRAQQEPLMDEKVLFDALLRACAQAEKEGVIIDNLEVLKTQIFAPAGTVHDGSSSGRTALAYDGSFYPSAAMVGEKALLMEGRSIAEALQSPVAKAIRESSVVNLTTPLRFLLGGGDFDHSFAHANTFMGDDPYERVMEKLALSLIVQAAKESPVEGVGLQLKMGEILYSCGANEGVACVHSNCLVATGESASLRLVKDFYHDAALEDKEDILNPVCYEEQYLSHIPQSLRFRGYGCGSPVLDAALVPNEAMLDLGSGRGVECFIAAKLVGESGRVRGVDMLDSMLAIASKGAKEVAQQLGYDNLSFVKGYLESLPEPDQSYDVVTSNCVLNLSSHKRKLFGEIFRVLKNGGRLVVSDVVCDEEPSASIRNDSKLSGECIGGALTITHLLGLLRESGFENVRLLKRFFYRQVQGHSFYSLTFEAHKPQTSSLQTVMYQGPLARLVLEEGTVLLKGVKANIPAHYAKALESELFIFDSTGAVSNQEGQGCACAVPPEKPKPAGFSLAPAKAVPSFSLTKKTANCMVCGEGLVYSQVSQENRCYYCGKTVQTSVTCKENHFVCDTCHAKEALEVIEHICAHSNATDMLALYETIRKHPSVPKHGPEHHAMVPAIIVTAFKNSGGSVAQDALHVALTRGASVMGGACGFLGVCGAASGVGIGFAVCLGASPVKAQSRQLAQQATHAVLGEIATYEAARCCNREVWTALTIAAKLSETFLHVKLEAAALSKCDQKKFNQYCYGKQCPIF comes from the coding sequence ATGTGGAAACGGTTTACTTACGAAAATACCCCTGTGTATGTGCACACCCAAAGTGCCCACTGGTTTGTGCCAAGTCCCAAGGCCGATGAAGCCCTGTGTTTAGAGGAAGAGAGCGACACCCTTCGCACCTTGCGCACGCGCATCGGCACCCCAAACCCCGCGGTGTACGCGCCCAAAAAACAGGCAAAAGTCCCCTTGCAAGAGTTTTGGATTCACCTCACCAACCGCTGTAACCTTACATGTACCCACTGTTTGTTTAGCTCTAGTCCTAGCGAAAAAGACACGCTGAGCTTAGCCAAGCTGTTGCCTTTGGTAGAAGAAGCGTACGCTCTTGGGGCACGCCTTTTTGTGCTAAGCGGTGGCGAACCCACGGTGCATCCTGAGTTTAACGCGTTAGTAGAAGCGATTTTGGCGTTCAAAGAGACCGAAGTGGCGGTACTCACCAACGGCTTGTTGCTCGAAAAAACCCTTACATATAAGGACTACCCTAAAGCACGCGTGCATTTTCAAGTCAGTCTTGATGGACTCCCTAAAGCCCACGAAGCCATTCGCGGTAAAGGAAGTTTTACAAAACTAGAGCGCAATCTAGTGTGGCTTAAAAATGCGGGCTATCTCTACTCCCTTTCCTTGTGTTTGCACCCACTAAACGTGCACGAAACCCCCGAAGTGGTGCGCCTTGCCAAGAGTCTTGGGGCAAACCATGTGCATTTCATGTGGCCCTTTTCCAGAGGGCGCGCCCAACAAGAACCACTCATGGACGAAAAAGTCCTCTTTGACGCCCTCTTGCGCGCTTGCGCCCAAGCAGAAAAAGAGGGGGTCATCATCGACAACCTTGAAGTTTTAAAAACCCAAATCTTCGCCCCCGCGGGCACGGTACATGATGGGTCAAGTTCGGGGCGCACGGCGTTGGCGTATGATGGCAGTTTTTACCCCAGTGCCGCCATGGTCGGCGAAAAGGCACTCCTTATGGAAGGGCGAAGCATCGCCGAAGCCTTGCAAAGTCCTGTGGCTAAGGCCATCCGTGAAAGTTCTGTTGTTAACCTCACCACTCCCTTGCGCTTTTTGCTTGGCGGAGGCGACTTTGACCACAGTTTTGCCCACGCAAACACCTTTATGGGTGATGACCCCTATGAGCGCGTGATGGAAAAACTGGCCCTAAGTCTCATCGTCCAAGCCGCCAAAGAAAGCCCCGTGGAAGGCGTCGGGTTGCAACTGAAAATGGGTGAGATTCTCTACAGTTGCGGAGCTAATGAGGGCGTAGCGTGTGTGCATTCCAATTGCCTTGTGGCCACGGGTGAGAGTGCGTCTTTGCGCCTTGTGAAGGACTTTTACCACGACGCGGCCTTGGAAGACAAAGAAGACATCCTTAACCCCGTGTGCTACGAAGAGCAGTACCTTTCCCACATCCCCCAATCCTTGCGGTTTCGAGGCTACGGGTGTGGAAGCCCCGTATTAGACGCTGCGTTAGTGCCAAATGAAGCCATGTTGGACCTAGGTTCGGGGCGCGGGGTAGAGTGTTTTATCGCCGCAAAATTAGTCGGCGAGAGCGGCAGAGTGCGCGGGGTAGACATGCTTGACTCGATGCTTGCCATCGCCTCAAAAGGGGCAAAGGAGGTGGCGCAACAGTTAGGCTATGACAACCTCTCTTTTGTGAAAGGCTACCTAGAGTCTTTGCCAGAACCTGACCAAAGCTACGACGTGGTCACCTCAAACTGTGTGCTCAACCTCTCTTCTCACAAGCGCAAACTCTTTGGGGAGATTTTTCGGGTGCTTAAAAATGGCGGCAGGTTGGTGGTCTCGGATGTGGTGTGCGACGAAGAGCCAAGTGCGAGCATTCGCAACGACAGTAAGCTCAGTGGCGAGTGCATCGGCGGGGCGCTCACCATCACCCACTTGCTAGGCTTGTTGCGTGAGAGCGGTTTTGAAAACGTGCGCTTACTTAAGCGCTTTTTTTACCGCCAAGTCCAAGGCCACAGTTTTTATTCGCTCACCTTTGAAGCCCACAAACCTCAAACCAGTTCCTTGCAAACGGTGATGTACCAAGGCCCCCTAGCGCGCCTCGTGTTGGAAGAGGGCACCGTGCTTTTAAAAGGCGTTAAAGCTAACATTCCCGCCCACTACGCTAAAGCGTTGGAGAGCGAACTGTTTATTTTTGATAGCACGGGCGCTGTAAGCAACCAAGAAGGCCAAGGCTGTGCGTGCGCCGTGCCCCCTGAAAAACCCAAGCCCGCTGGGTTCAGCTTGGCTCCCGCGAAAGCCGTTCCGAGTTTTAGCCTCACCAAAAAAACGGCCAACTGCATGGTGTGTGGTGAGGGGTTGGTGTACAGCCAAGTTTCCCAAGAAAACCGCTGTTATTATTGCGGTAAAACCGTGCAAACCAGCGTTACATGTAAGGAAAATCACTTTGTGTGCGACACCTGCCATGCCAAAGAGGCACTGGAAGTCATCGAGCATATTTGCGCCCATTCAAACGCAACAGACATGTTAGCTTTGTATGAGACCATCCGCAAGCATCCAAGCGTGCCAAAACATGGCCCCGAACACCACGCCATGGTACCTGCTATCATCGTCACCGCCTTTAAAAACAGTGGCGGTAGCGTGGCCCAAGATGCCTTACATGTAGCCCTAACGCGCGGTGCGAGCGTGATGGGTGGCGCGTGCGGATTTTTGGGAGTGTGTGGCGCGGCAAGCGGAGTGGGCATCGGGTTTGCGGTGTGCTTGGGTGCTTCGCCTGTCAAAGCCCAAAGCAGACAACTGGCCCAACAAGCCACCCACGCCGTGCTAGGAGAAATCGCCACTTATGAAGCGGCGCGCTGCTGTAACCGCGAAGTGTGGACGGCCCTTACCATCGCCGCTAAGCTCTCTGAAACGTTCTTACATGTAAAGCTTGAAGCCGCGGCACTAAGTAAATGCGATCAAAAAAAGTTCAACCAGTACTGCTATGGCAAGCAGTGTCCTATTTTTTAG
- a CDS encoding rhodanese-like domain-containing protein yields the protein MKMLRTVAVALGLLVVLNSTLFGFFGGKYNYITAEETAALIRTAPESVVIVDIQEKPGFDKEHLKGAVDTYAYPVKTDAEKAALAAVLPSIKPGQKVVIVCPRGGGGADRAYDFYLENGISKDQLFTLKGGQEKWPRAKISDVLAQ from the coding sequence ATGAAAATGCTTCGCACGGTAGCGGTAGCTTTAGGTTTGTTGGTGGTGCTAAACAGCACTTTGTTTGGGTTTTTTGGTGGTAAATACAACTACATCACAGCAGAAGAAACAGCAGCGTTGATTCGTACGGCGCCTGAGTCTGTGGTCATTGTAGACATCCAAGAAAAACCTGGCTTTGACAAAGAACACCTCAAAGGTGCTGTAGACACGTATGCGTACCCCGTCAAAACAGACGCGGAAAAAGCAGCCCTTGCCGCAGTGCTTCCTTCTATCAAGCCTGGCCAAAAAGTGGTCATCGTGTGCCCGCGTGGCGGTGGCGGAGCGGATCGCGCCTATGATTTTTACCTTGAAAATGGCATCAGCAAAGACCAACTGTTTACCCTCAAAGGGGGTCAAGAAAAATGGCCACGTGCTAAAATCAGCGACGTACTCGCACAATAA
- a CDS encoding rhodanese-like domain-containing protein, with translation MQFRLVMATVLLGLVLVGCGGKKAAYNYIDAPEVAQLVREGGAVALVDIQVEEDFNEEHLKGAIPTYAFPVNTAEEAGRLVAIMGQIQPEDKVVIVCPKGGGAERAVDVLVKNGIPKARVFILTDGQYGWPRDKINDILVQDDTYK, from the coding sequence ATGCAGTTTCGTTTGGTGATGGCAACAGTGTTGCTTGGTCTTGTGTTAGTAGGGTGTGGCGGCAAAAAAGCGGCGTACAATTACATCGACGCCCCCGAAGTGGCGCAACTGGTGCGTGAAGGCGGTGCCGTGGCACTTGTGGACATTCAAGTGGAAGAGGATTTTAACGAAGAGCACCTCAAAGGTGCCATTCCTACTTACGCATTTCCGGTAAATACCGCCGAAGAAGCAGGGCGCTTGGTAGCCATCATGGGGCAGATTCAGCCTGAAGACAAGGTAGTCATCGTGTGTCCAAAAGGCGGCGGCGCAGAGCGTGCGGTAGATGTGTTGGTCAAAAATGGCATACCAAAGGCGCGCGTGTTCATTTTGACCGATGGGCAGTACGGATGGCCAAGAGACAAAATAAACGATATTTTAGTGCAAGATGACACTTACAAATAA
- a CDS encoding TVP38/TMEM64 family protein, with amino-acid sequence MKKKLLLLALVVGLVVLVNILGLDAYVSFEMLKAKRETLLLFVQEHYFLSALGLVALYALSVALMFPIATVLSLAAGFMFGAFFGLIFAVLGATLGAVASFYVARFVLGESLQAKYANELAKFNTELERDGYSYLFALRLIPVFPFFLVNLFCGLTRIDIKTFFITTFIGIIPGGFAYTYAGSQLSRIDHLGDIFTKEMALVLVLFGLLALLPVAVKKIKALRAKSST; translated from the coding sequence GTGAAGAAAAAACTCCTCCTTCTTGCCCTCGTGGTAGGGCTTGTTGTGCTTGTAAACATCCTTGGACTTGATGCGTATGTTTCCTTTGAAATGCTCAAAGCCAAGCGCGAAACCTTGCTGTTGTTTGTGCAAGAGCACTACTTCTTAAGCGCCCTTGGGCTTGTGGCGCTGTATGCCCTTTCGGTGGCACTCATGTTTCCCATCGCCACGGTGCTTTCCCTCGCGGCGGGTTTTATGTTTGGGGCGTTTTTTGGGCTTATTTTTGCCGTCCTTGGCGCGACCCTTGGGGCGGTGGCGAGTTTTTACGTGGCGCGTTTTGTGCTAGGGGAAAGTTTGCAAGCAAAATACGCCAACGAGTTGGCCAAGTTCAACACCGAACTAGAGCGCGATGGGTACAGTTACCTTTTTGCCTTGCGGCTCATCCCTGTGTTTCCGTTTTTCTTGGTCAACCTCTTTTGCGGCCTGACGCGCATCGATATTAAAACCTTTTTTATCACCACGTTTATCGGCATCATCCCCGGCGGATTTGCCTACACGTACGCGGGAAGTCAGCTTTCGCGCATCGACCACTTGGGCGATATTTTTACCAAAGAGATGGCCTTGGTACTCGTGCTTTTTGGCCTGCTTGCCCTCTTGCCCGTAGCGGTCAAAAAAATCAAAGCCCTTAGGGCAAAATCCTCAACGTGA
- the hcp gene encoding hydroxylamine reductase, translating to MFCDQCSMSAINGCGAKGQEIGTCGKDANLAKLQDIMIYGLKGLSAYRTHADQLGANTKVVDDVLAETLYFTLTNSNFNFDEHIAQLMKIGTAGIEMMNILSDAHTGHLGVPTPVTVPQNKAEGKAILVSGHNLDMLQKLLEATKDKGINIYTHSEMLPAHGYPELRKYAHLKGNIGKAWFDQTTLFEKWNGTIIVNTNCIVPPKKSSTYVERLYTYSIVGIEEGKKIINDDFTDVIAQTLALPDVTGFESDETLQTGHHYKTILSLAPQVLEAVAAGKIRQFFVIAGCDAPGKGGEYYREFAKNLPEDCVIITSSCGKFRFNDIDFGTIADTGIPRYLDLGQCNDSVGGIHIALAVSQALNTPVNDLPISIVLSWMEQKAVLVLLALFSIGIQNIYLGPKPPQFVNDDIFAFLQEHFNLHLTGDVESDMENLLIKKTA from the coding sequence ATGTTTTGTGACCAATGCTCAATGAGCGCCATTAACGGATGCGGTGCCAAAGGCCAAGAAATCGGTACATGTGGCAAAGATGCCAATCTAGCTAAACTGCAAGATATTATGATTTACGGGCTTAAAGGTTTAAGCGCTTACCGCACCCACGCCGACCAACTGGGTGCTAACACCAAAGTCGTGGACGACGTACTGGCTGAAACCTTGTATTTCACCCTCACCAACAGCAACTTTAACTTCGACGAGCACATCGCGCAGCTCATGAAAATAGGCACAGCGGGCATCGAGATGATGAACATCTTAAGCGACGCACACACGGGACACCTTGGCGTGCCAACGCCTGTCACCGTGCCCCAAAACAAGGCTGAGGGCAAGGCTATCTTGGTGAGCGGTCACAACCTTGACATGCTCCAAAAACTTTTAGAGGCCACCAAAGACAAGGGCATCAACATCTACACCCACTCCGAAATGCTCCCCGCCCACGGCTACCCGGAACTGCGCAAATACGCCCACCTCAAAGGCAACATCGGCAAGGCGTGGTTTGACCAGACAACCCTCTTTGAAAAATGGAACGGTACCATCATCGTCAACACCAACTGCATCGTGCCGCCGAAAAAAAGCTCCACCTACGTTGAGCGCCTTTACACCTACTCAATCGTAGGCATCGAAGAAGGCAAAAAAATCATCAACGACGACTTCACGGATGTCATCGCCCAGACCTTGGCACTGCCTGATGTGACAGGATTTGAGAGTGATGAAACCCTCCAAACAGGCCACCACTACAAAACCATCCTCTCGTTGGCACCGCAGGTTCTCGAAGCCGTAGCGGCAGGGAAAATCCGCCAGTTTTTTGTCATCGCAGGGTGCGACGCACCGGGAAAAGGGGGCGAGTACTACCGTGAATTTGCCAAAAACTTGCCAGAAGATTGTGTCATCATCACGTCAAGTTGCGGAAAGTTCCGCTTTAACGACATCGACTTTGGCACCATCGCCGACACGGGCATCCCCCGCTACCTCGACCTTGGCCAGTGCAACGACAGCGTAGGCGGCATCCACATCGCCCTAGCCGTATCGCAAGCACTCAACACGCCGGTCAACGACCTGCCTATCTCCATCGTGCTAAGCTGGATGGAGCAAAAAGCCGTACTCGTACTCCTCGCGCTCTTTAGCATCGGCATCCAAAACATCTACCTCGGCCCAAAACCACCACAATTTGTCAACGACGACATCTTCGCCTTCTTGCAAGAGCACTTCAACTTGCACCTCACAGGCGATGTGGAAAGCGACATGGAGAATCTTCTCATTAAGAAAACTGCGTAA
- a CDS encoding ABC transporter substrate-binding protein — protein sequence MRSVLGMFFCVVLGCAKPITIAYQDRIGDGVMLVAVAKGFFEAQGLHINPKRFASGPATSEALLFGDADFATMGDTAALIALGKYCPRVQALMPLGGGEERHWVVVPKTSLATGLEELQGKRVAVKFGTSTHGGLLLKTQSLGLSLDKEMMDLAPSLMATALASGEADAVVASEPTPSVLVERGLGKRLMSLGGTGNTYPLLLMAKERSLKEHAKVLPALKAALAQSAAFIAAFPDEAAQILSAATGLSLEATTQAMAYHFYRVGWEEADLKSLEALGEFLVAQGILGRVRPLGECVAP from the coding sequence ATGCGGAGTGTGTTGGGGATGTTTTTTTGTGTGGTGCTAGGATGTGCAAAACCCATTACCATCGCCTATCAAGACCGCATCGGGGATGGGGTAATGCTTGTGGCGGTGGCCAAGGGGTTTTTTGAAGCCCAAGGGTTACATATAAACCCCAAACGCTTTGCTAGCGGCCCTGCAACCAGTGAAGCGCTCTTGTTTGGGGATGCGGATTTTGCCACCATGGGAGACACCGCCGCGCTCATTGCCCTAGGAAAATACTGCCCAAGGGTACAAGCGCTCATGCCTTTGGGTGGAGGTGAAGAGCGCCATTGGGTGGTGGTGCCAAAAACTTCTTTGGCTACAGGCCTAGAGGAGTTGCAAGGGAAGAGGGTTGCGGTGAAATTTGGCACCTCAACCCATGGAGGCTTGTTGCTAAAAACCCAAAGCCTCGGCCTTTCATTAGACAAAGAGATGATGGATTTGGCTCCTTCGTTGATGGCTACAGCGCTAGCAAGCGGTGAGGCAGACGCGGTGGTGGCCAGTGAACCCACCCCTTCGGTATTAGTGGAAAGAGGCTTGGGAAAACGGCTGATGAGCCTTGGCGGCACGGGCAATACCTATCCGCTTTTGCTCATGGCCAAAGAGCGTAGTTTAAAAGAACACGCCAAGGTTTTACCTGCACTTAAGGCGGCCTTGGCACAAAGTGCGGCCTTTATAGCCGCGTTTCCTGACGAAGCGGCCCAGATACTTTCTGCTGCTACGGGACTTTCGCTAGAAGCGACCACGCAAGCGATGGCCTACCATTTTTACCGCGTTGGCTGGGAAGAAGCGGACCTAAAAAGCCTTGAAGCCTTGGGGGAATTTTTAGTCGCTCAGGGCATCTTGGGGCGTGTGCGGCCCTTAGGGGAGTGCGTTGCGCCTTAA
- a CDS encoding (Fe-S)-binding protein — MNPSTECIDCKACMKGCLMMGEFTDSPKTLLETIKESPASVAFSCAACGYCAHVCPKDISIEAHFVKRKVELAPTELKNFGYRAVLFHQVLSFSKALTTIKTFRATDFSHMAFMPGCALSSYSPALVKSIIAHLQEACPGMSVLMQCCGKPTRVLGDIDRFEGFYSLLERDIDRLGVTTVVTACENCYMSLKTLSPQVKTLSLYKLLAQIGVPQRDFSEAKPVALHDPCPTRLEKPLHEAVRQILRTIKLPFEEFKFNRDKTQCCGSGGMLALTNPKLAREQMVSRAHQTECETIVSYCQECCSSMSRGGKNGVHLLDLLFDETVAKTLTQPKHGTLTSWINRYKTKRMIASLKG, encoded by the coding sequence ATGAACCCTTCAACCGAGTGTATCGACTGTAAAGCGTGCATGAAGGGGTGTTTGATGATGGGGGAGTTTACGGACTCTCCCAAAACCCTTCTTGAAACCATCAAAGAATCTCCCGCTTCTGTGGCCTTTTCCTGCGCGGCCTGTGGGTATTGCGCCCATGTGTGCCCAAAAGACATCAGCATTGAAGCGCATTTTGTAAAGCGCAAAGTGGAACTTGCCCCTACGGAGCTTAAAAATTTTGGCTACCGTGCGGTGTTGTTTCACCAAGTCTTGAGTTTTTCAAAAGCGCTTACGACCATCAAAACATTCCGTGCCACCGACTTTTCCCACATGGCGTTCATGCCCGGATGCGCCCTGAGTTCCTATTCTCCCGCTCTTGTGAAGTCCATCATCGCGCATTTGCAAGAAGCGTGTCCAGGGATGAGCGTGCTCATGCAGTGCTGTGGCAAACCCACGCGGGTGTTGGGCGACATCGACCGATTTGAAGGGTTTTACAGTTTGCTAGAGCGCGACATCGACCGCCTTGGCGTGACGACCGTGGTGACCGCGTGTGAGAACTGTTACATGAGCCTCAAAACCCTCTCGCCACAGGTCAAAACCCTCTCGTTGTACAAGCTTTTAGCGCAGATTGGCGTGCCTCAGCGGGACTTTAGCGAGGCCAAGCCTGTGGCCTTGCACGACCCCTGTCCGACGCGCCTCGAAAAGCCGTTGCACGAAGCGGTACGCCAGATTTTACGTACTATCAAACTCCCCTTTGAGGAGTTCAAGTTCAACCGCGACAAAACCCAGTGCTGTGGAAGCGGCGGGATGCTAGCCCTCACCAACCCCAAACTTGCCCGTGAACAGATGGTCTCCCGCGCCCACCAGACCGAGTGCGAAACCATCGTGAGTTACTGCCAAGAGTGCTGTAGCTCCATGTCACGCGGCGGCAAAAATGGGGTGCATTTGCTAGACTTGCTCTTTGATGAGACGGTCGCCAAAACCTTGACGCAGCCAAAACACGGCACACTTACTTCTTGGATAAACCGCTACAAAACCAAACGCATGATTGCATCGTTAAAGGGATAA